A portion of the Meriones unguiculatus strain TT.TT164.6M chromosome 11, Bangor_MerUng_6.1, whole genome shotgun sequence genome contains these proteins:
- the Srrm2 gene encoding serine/arginine repetitive matrix protein 2 isoform X3: MYNGIGLPTPRGSGTNGYVQRNLSLVRGRRGERPDYKGEEELRRLEAALVKRPNPDILDHERKRRVELRCLELEEMMEEQGYEEQQIQEKVATFRLMLLEKDVNPGGKEETPGQRPVVTETHQLAELNEKKNERLRAAFGISDSYVDGSSFDPQRRAREAKQTAPEPPKPYSLVRETSSSRSPTPKQKKKKKKKDRGRRSESSSPRRERKKSSKKKKHRSESESKKRKHRSPTPKSKRKSKDKKRKRSRSTTPAPKSRRAHRSTSADSASSSDTSRSRSRSAAAKTHTTALTGQSPPLASGHQGEGDAPSSEPGATSIKQPSSPDPSTKQPGSPYEDKDKKEKSAVRPSPSPERSSTGPELPAPTPLLVEQHGDSPRPLAAIPSSQEPVNPSSEASPTRGCSPPKSPEKPPRSSSSESCPPSPQPTKVSRHASSSPESLKPTPAAGARREVSSSPTSKSRSHGRAKRDKSHSHTPSHRAGRSRSPATKRGRSRSRTPTKRGHSRSRSPQWRRSRSTQRWGKSRSPQRRGRSRSPQRPGWSRSRNTQRRGRSRSARRGRSHSRSPATRGRSRSRTPARRGRSRSRTPARRRSRSRTPARRRSRSRTPARRGRSRSRTPARRRSRTRSPVRRRSRSRSPARRSGRSRSRTPARRSGRSRSRTPARRGRSRSRTPARRGRSRSRTPARRGRSRSRTPARRRSRSRSLARRGRSHSRTPRRGRSGSSSERKNKSRTSQRRSRSNSSPEMKKSHVSSRRSRSLSSPRSKAKSVRRSLSGSSPCPKQKSQTPPRRSRSGSSPPKQKSKTPPRQSRSSSSPQPKVKPGTPPRPGSVTNMQADERSATPQRHSRSESSPDGEVKSRTPSRQSCSGSSPRVKSSTPPRQSPSRSSSPQPKVKAVVSPRRRSHSGSSSPSPSRVTSRTPQRQSRSVSPCSKVDSRLRHSRSRSSSPDTKVELGTPLRHSHSGSTSPYPKGMLQTPPEQNLSESKSPCPQKSRDSPTENSGSFSLCPAVTPSILPGESCFASSFVQQKGQSQTWPDTSSPEVRQLHLESSVVQSKSQTSPKGGLSRSSSPVSELAPKSPVKEDKSELLTDPKLKSKMSPEQSKTKPDSNLYLSLDSKSLLVQSRLEPSELKEKLGLIQEDVAASSSIPGDKFSPIQDRPESSTVLKDIPRVLLKERSGAGSPPDTGDQNSLLPNLSQDELMEVEKSEQPLSQVLPSSSPEHKEMSASNFESSPEIEERPAVLSALDQSQSQPSKAVEIPAVSSCWSGPQISPELKELSHSPPRETSFESPLEFRNSGSVSELNTGFSPEVKEELNGPFLNQTETEPSLDMKEQSTRSSRRSSSELSPEVVEKVGIFSSQSVSSPVHETVHRTPSRERSSSASSPELKDGLPRTPSRRSRSGSSPGLRDGSGTPSRHSLSGSSPGVKDTPQTPSRGRSECDSSPEPKALPQTPRARSHSPSSPEHNNKSVTPQRERSGSESSVEEKTVARTSPGQRSRSGSSQELDGKPSPSPQERSESDSSPDSKPKTRTPLRQRSRSGSSPEVDSKSRHSPQLSRSGSSPEMKDKPRVLQRAQSGTDSSPEHKIPVPRALPRRSRSGSSSKDRGPSPEGSSSSESSPEHPPKSRTARRGSRSSVEPKTKSRTPPRRRSSRSSPELTRKARVSRRSRSASSSPETRSRTPPRRRRSPSVSSPEPTEKSRSSRRQRSASSPRTKTTSRRGRSPSPKPRGLQRSRSRSRREKTRTTRRRDRSGSSQSTSRRRQRSRSRSRVTRRRRGGSGYHSRSPTRQESSRTSSRRRRGRSRTPLTSRKRSRSRTSPAPWKRSRSRASPATHRRSRSRTPLISRRRSRSRTSPVSRRRSRSVNRRRSRSRASPVSRRRSRSRTPPVTRRRSRSRTPTTRRRSRSRTPPVTRRRSRSRTPPVTRRRSRSRTSPITRRRSRSRTSPVTRRRSRSRTSPVTRRRSRSRTSPVTRRRSRSRTPPAIRRRSRSRTPLLPRKRSRSRSPLAIRRRSRSRTPRAARGKRSLTRSPPAIRRRSASGSSSDRSRSATPPATRNHSGSRTPPVALSSSRMSCFSRPSMSPTPLDRCRSPGMLEPLGSARTPMSVLQQTGSSMMDGPGPRIPDHPRTSVPENHAQSRIALALTAISLGTARPPPSMSAAGLAARMSQVPAPVPLMSLRTAPAANLASRIPAASAAAMNLASARTSAIPTSVNLADSRTPAAAAAMNLASPRTAVTPSAVNLADPRTPAATAVNLAGARTPAALAALSLTGSGTPPTAANYPSSSRTPQAPTPANLVGPRSAHGSAPVNIAGSRTPAALAPSNLSSARMAPALSGANLTSPRVPLSAYDRVSGRTSPLLLDRARSRTPPSAPSQSRMTSERAPSPASRMVQAPSQSLLPPAQDRPRSPVPSAFSDQSRSVAQTTPVTGSQSLSSGTVAKSISSASDHNGMLSGPAPGVSHAEGGEPPASTGAQQPSALAVLQPAKERRSSSSSSSSSSSSSSSSSSSSSSSSSGSSSSDSEGSSLPAQPEVALKRVPSPAPAPKEAVREGRPQEPTPAKRKRRSSSSSSSSSSSSSSSSSSSSSSSSSSSSSSSSSSSSSSSSSSPSPAKPGPQALPKPASPKKPPPGERRSRSPRKPIDSLRDSRSLSYSPVERRQPSPQPSPRDQQSERVSWRGQRGDSHSPGHKRRKETPSPRPNRHRSSRSP; encoded by the exons ATGTACAACGGGATCGGGCTGCCGACGCCCCGGGGCAGCGGCACCAACGGCTACGTCCAGCGCAACCTGTCCCTGGTGCGGGGCCGCCGTGGTGAGCGGCCTGACTACAAGGGAGAGGAGGAGCTGCGGCGCCTGGAGGCTGCCCTGGTGAAGCGGCCTAATCCTGACATCCTGGACCACGAGCGCAAGCGGCGCGTGGAGCTGCGATGCCTCGAGctggaggagatgatggaagagCAGGG GTACGAAGAACAGCAAATTCAGGAAAAAGTGGCGACCTTTCGACTCATGTTGCTGGAGAAGGATGTGAACCCTGGGGGCAAGGAGGAAACCCCTGGGCAGAGGCCAGT ggTAACTGAGACCCATCAGTTGGCAGAACTGAATGAAAAGAAGAATGAACGACTCCGTGCTGCCTTTGGCATCAGTGATTCCTATGTGGATGGCAGTTCTTTCGATCCTCAGCGACGTGCTCGAGAAGCTAAGCAAACAGCTCCTGAGCCTCCCAAACCATACAG CCTTGTTCGAGAGACCAGCAGTTCTCGCTCACCAACTCCaaagcaaaaaaagaagaaaaagaagaaagatagaGGACG CAGGTCAGAGAGCAGTTCTCCTCGAcgggagaggaagaaaagctcaaagaagaagaagcacaG GTCAGAATCTGAGTCTAAGAAACGGAAGCACAG gtCTCCTACTCCAAAGAGCAAACGTAAATCAAAGGACAAGAAGAGGAAGCG GTCTCGAAGTACAACACCAGCTCCTAAGAGTCGCCGAGCTCATCGATCAACTTCTGCTgactctgcttcttcctctgataCATCTCGTAGTCG GTCTCGAAGTGCTGCTGCTAAAACTCATACAACAGCCTTGACTGGGCAAAGTCCTCCCCTTGCTTCAGGGCATCAAGGGGAGGGAGATGCACCATCTAGTGAACCAGGTGCCACCAGCATAAAACAGCCTAGTAGCCCAGACCCCTCTACAAAGCAGCCTGGCAGTCCTTAcgaagacaaagacaaaaaggag AAATCTGCAGTTCGACCTAGCCCCTCTCCGGAAAGGAGCAGCACAGGGCCAGAATTACCTGCCCCAACTCCGCTCCTTGTTGAGCAACATGGCGACTCCCCACGACCCCTTGCAGCAATCCCATCCAGTCAGGAGCCAGTAAACCCCTCATCTGAGGCCTCCCCAACCCGGGGCTGTTCACCACCTAAGTCTCCTGAGAAACCTCCCCGATCGTCTTCCTCAGAGAGCTGCCCGCCCTCCCCTCAGCCTACCAAAGTTTCTCGGCATGCCAGCTCCTCTCCTGAAAGTCTTAAACCCACACCAGCTGCTGGGGCCCGTCGAGAGGTTTCTTCTTCACCTACATCTAAGAGTCGCTCACATGGTAGAGCAAAGCGGGATAAGTCTCATTCTCATACACCATCTCATAGAGCAGGGAGGTCCCGTAGTCCTGCCACTAAGAGGGGACGATCTCGATCTAGAACCCCTACCAAGAGAGGTCATTCTAGGTCCCGGTCTCCTCAGTGGCGAAGGTCCCGGTCTACACAGAGGTGGGGAAAATCTAGAAGTCCCCAGAGGCGTGGCCGATCTAGGTCTCCTCAGAGGCCAGGGTGGTCTAGGAGCAGAAATACCCAGAGAAGAGGCAGGTCAAGGTCAGCAAGGAGGGGCAGGTCACACTCTAGATCTCCAGCCACTAGGGGCAGATCCCGTTCTAGAACACCAGCTAGAAGGGGCAGGTCTCGATCAAGAACACCTGCTAGGCGCAGGTCTCGATCCAGAACACCTGCTAGGCGCAGGTCACGGTCTAGAACACCAGCTCGCAGGGGCAGGTCTCGATCTAGAACACCTGCTAGGCGCAGATCTAGGACCCGGTCACCAGTTCGAAGGCGGTCTCGAAGTAGATCTCCAGCCAGGAGAAGTGGCCGGTCACGCTCTAGAACACCAGCCAGGAGAAGTGGCCGGTCACGCTCTAGAACACCAGCCAGGAGAGGGAGGTCAAGATCTAGAACACCAGCTAGAAGAGGGCGCTCTCGCTCTAGAACACCTGCCAGGAGAGGGAGGTCAAGGTCTAGAACACCAGCACGACGCCGATCTCGCAGCAGAAGTCTTGCTAGACGTGGAAGATCACACTCTAGAACACCAAGAAGAGGAAGATCTGGTTCATCATCAGAGCGGAAGAACAAATCTAGAACATCTCAGAGGAGGAGCAGATCCAACTCAAGCCCAGAAATGAAAAAATCTCATGTTTCCTCAAGACGGAGCAGGTCTCTCTCTTCACCAAGATCCAAAGCAAAATCTGTGAGGCGTAGCCTTTCAGGCTCCTCTCCATGCCCTAAACAGAAATCACAGACTCCACCAAGACGAAGTCGTTCTGGTTCTTCGCCACCTAAGCAGAAGTCGAAAACACCACCAAGACAAAGTCGTTCAAGTTCCTCTCCTCAGCCTAAAGTAAAACCTGGAACACCACCAAGACCGGGTTCTGTAACAAACATGCAGGCTGATGAGCGCTCTGCAACACCACAGAGACACAGCCGTTCTGAATCGTCACCTGATGGTGAAGTAAAATCAAGGACCCCATCAAGACAAAGCTGCTCTGGGTCTTCTCCTCGAGTGAAATCTAGCACACCTCCAAGACAGAGCCCTTCTAGATCATCATCTCCACAACCCAAAGTGAAGGCTGTAGTATCACCAAGGCGAAGAAGCCATTCTGgctcctcttctcctagtcctAGTAGAGTGACATCTAGAACACCTCAGAGGCAAAGCAGGTCAGTGTCTCCCTGCTCCAAGGTGGACTCTAGATTAAGACATAGCCGTTCTAGATCTTCCTCACCAGATACTAAAGTGGAACTGGGAACACCTCTGAGACACAGTCACTCAGGGTCTACATCACCATACCCAAAAGGCATGCTCCAGACTCCACCAGAGCAAAATCTTTCCGAGTCAAAGTCACCCTGTCCTCAGAAGTCTCGGGATTCACCCACAGAAAACTCTGGATCCTTTTCCCTCTGTCCAGCTGTAACACCTAGTATACTGCCAGGAGAGAGCTGTTTTGCTTCCTCATTTGTGCAACAGAAAGGACAATCTCAAACTTGGCCAGATACTTCAAGTCCAGAAGTAAGGCAGCTTCACTTGGAATCTTCAGTGGTGCAGAGCAAATCTCAAACATCTCCTAAGGGTGGCCTTTCCAGATCATCATCTCCAGTCAGTGAGCTGGCACCCAAATCACCAGTAAAAGAAGATAAAAGTGAATTATTAACAGATCCAAAGCTGAAATCAAAAATGTCTCCTGAGCAGAGTAAGACTAAGCCTGACTCTAACCTTTATCTCTCATTAGACTCTAAATCTCTTTTGGTACAGAGCAGATTGGAACCTTCTGAATTAAAAGAGAAACTAGGTTTAATTCAAGAGGATGTTGCTGCCTCATCTTCTATACCAGGAGACAAATTTAGTCCTATACAGGACAGGCCTGAGTCCTCTACAGTACTAAAAGATATACCTAGAGTACTATTAAAAGAAAGAAGTGGAGCTGGCTCACCTCCAGACACAGGAGACCAAAATAGTTTGTTACCTAATTTAAGCCAAGATGAACTAATGGAAGTAGAAAAATCTGAGCAACCATTAAGTCAAGTTTTACCCAGTTCATCTCCAGAACATAAAGAAATGTCTGCAAGCAACTTTGAGTCATCTCCTGAGATAGAAGAAAGGCCTGCTGTATTGTCTGCTCTTGACCAAAGCCAGTCACAACCTTCAAAAGCAGTGGAAATCCCTGCAGTGTCTTCATGTTGGAGTGGACCACAGATTTCTCCAGAACTTAAAGAACTGTCTCATTCTCCCCCCAGGGAGACTAGCTTTGAGTCACCTTTAGAGTTTAGAAACTCAGGCTCTGTTTCAGAATTAAATACTGGATTTTCTCCTGAAGTTAAAGAAGAATTGAATGGACCATTCCTTAATCAAACAGAGACAGAGCCATCTCTGGACATGAAAGAACAGTCAACGAGATCCTCCAGGCGCAGTAGTTCAGAGTTATCCCCAGAAGTAGTAGAAAAGGTAGGAATATTTTCAAGTCAGAGTGTGTCTTCTCCTGTACATGAGACTGTACATAGAACACCTTCAAGAGAAAGAAGTAGTTCCGCATCTTCTCCTGAGCTGAAAGATGGTTTACCCAGAACTCCATCTAGGAGAAGCCGGTCTGGGTCTTCTCCAGGACTTAGAGATGGGTCTGGGACTCCTTCTAGGCATAGTCTATCTGGATCTTCTCCTGGGGTCAAAGATACTCCTCAAACCCCATCCAGGGGACGAAGTGAATGTGACTCTTCCCCTGAACCAAAAGCATTGCCTCAGACTCCCAGAGCACGAAGTCATTCTCCATcatccccagaacacaacaacaaGAGTGTTACCcctcagagagaaaggagtggGTCAGAATCATCAGTAGAAGAGAAAACTGTGGCTAGGACCTCTCCTGGGCAAAGAAGTCGATCTGGGTCTTCCCAAGAGCTTGATGGAAAACCCAGTCCATCCCCACAGGAAAGAAGTGAATCAGACTCTTCTCCAGATTCTAAACCTAAGACTCGAACTCCTCTTAGACAGAGGAGTCGTTCTGGATCATCTCCAGAGGTTGACAGTAAATCTCGACACTCTCCTCAGCTCagtaggtctggttcatctcctGAAATGAAAGATAAGCCAAGAGTGCTACAGAGAGCTCAGAGTGGTACGGATTCttcccctgaacacaaaataccTGTCCCGCGGGCCCTGCCTAGACGTAGTAGATCAGGTTCATCAAGCAAAGACAGGGGCCCTTCACCTGAAGGAAGCAGTAGTTCTGAGTCCTCtccagaacatccacccaaatcCAGAACTGCTCGAAGAGGCTCTAGGTCCTCAGTAGAGCCAAAGACAAAGTCTCGCACACCACCTCGACGTCGGAGTTCTCGTTCATCTCCTGAGCTAACCAGGAAGGCTAGGGTCTCTCGTAGAAGCCGCTCTGCTTCCTCATCACCAGAAACCCGCTCCAGAACTCCACCAAGACGACGACGAAGTCCTTCAGTATCTTCACCAGAGCCAACAGAAAAGTCAAGGTCTTCACGGCGGCAGCGCTCGGCTTCATCTCCCCGTACTAAGACAACTTCAAGGAGAGGCCGGTCTCCTTCACCAAAACCACGTGGACTCCAAAGATCCCGCTCCCGCTCACGTAGAGAGAAAACCAGAACAACTCGACGCAGAGATAGGTCTGGATCATCTCAGTCAACATCACGGAGAAGACAGAGGAGCCGGTCCAGGTCCAGGGTTACTCGTAGACGGCGGGGTGGCTCTGGTTACCATTCAAGATCACCTACCAGACAGGAGAGTTCCCGAACCTCTTCTAGACGCAGAAGAGGCCGGTCTCGGACACCTTTGACCAGTCGGAAGCGCTCTAGATCTCGAACATCACCAGCTCCGTGGAAGCGGTCTAGATCTCGAGCTTCACCAGCTACCCATCGGCGATCCAGGTCCAGAACACCCCTGATCAGCCGGCGCCGGTCCAGGTCTCGGACCTCACCTGTGAGTAGGAGACGGTCAAGGTCGGTGAATAGGCGTAGATCTCGATCAAGAGCATCCCCAGTGAGCCGAAGGCGATCCAGGTCTAGAACACCACCAGTAACGCGCCGTCGTTCAAGGTCCAGAACGCCAACAACACGTCGTCGCTCTCGTTCTAGGACTCCTCCAGTGACTCGAAGAAGGTCCAGATCTAGGACTCCACCTGTAACCAGGAGGAGATCTAGAAGCAGAACTTCACCTATTACTCGCAGAAGATCGAGATCCAGGACATCCCCAGTCACTCGGAGAAGATCGAGGTCTCGCACATCTCCAGTCACCAGGAGGCGGTCCCGTTCTCGAACCTCTCCCGTGACACGCCGCCGTTCCAGGTCCCGAACTCCTCCAGCTATTCGGAGACGCTCTAGGTCTCGGACACCACTGTTACCACGCAAGCGCTCTCGAAGTCGCTCACCACTTGCTATCCGTCGCCGTTCTCGGTCTCGTACTCCTAGAGCAGCTCGAGGCAAACGGTCCTTAACAAGATCTCCTCCAGCCATCCGTAGGCGGTCTGCATCTGGAAGTAGTTCTGATCGGTCACGTTCTGCCACTCCTCCAGCAACAAGGAATCATTCCGGATCTCGGACACCTCCTGTAGCACTCAGTAGTTCTAGAATGAGCTGTTTCAGTCGTCCTAGCATGTCACCAACTCCTCTTGACCGATGTAGATCACCTGGAATGCTTGAACCCCTTGGAAGTGCTAGAACACCCATGTCTGTTCTACAACAAACTGGTAGCTCAATGATGGATGGTCCAGGTCCCAGGATTCCTGATCATCCAAGAACATCTGTTCCAGAAAACCATGCTCAGTCTAGAATTGCACTTGCCCTTACAGCCATCAGTCTTGGCACTGCCCGGCCACCTCCATCTATGTCTGCTGCTGGCCTTGCCGCACGAATGTCCCAGGTTCCAGCTCCTGTACCTCTCATGAGCCTCAGAACAGCCCCAGCTGCCAACCTTGCCAGCAGGATTCCAGCAGCATCTGCAGCAGCCATGAACCTTGCTAGTGCCAGGACATCTGCTATTCCAACATCAGTGAACCTTGCTGACTCACGAACACCAGCTGCTGCAGCAGCCATGAACTTAGCCAGTCCCAGAACAGCAGTGACTCCTTCAGCTGTGAACCTTGCTGATCCTCGAACCCCTGCAGCCACGGCTGTGAACCTAGCAGGAGCTAGAACACCAGCTGCGTTGGCAGCTTTGAGTCTCACAGGCTCTGGGACACCCCCAACTGCTGCAAATTATCCCTCCAGTTCCAGAACACCCCAGGCTCCTACCCCAGCAAACCTGGTGGGTCCTCGATCTGCACATGGCTCAGCTCCTGTGAATATTGCTGGCTCTAGAACCCCTGCAGCCTTGGCTCCCTCAAATCTTTCCAGTGCCAGGATGGCTCCAGCGTTGTCTGGTGCAAATCTCACAAGTCCCAGAGTGCCCCTTTCTGCTTATGATCGAGTCAGTGGCAGAACCTCACCTCTATTGCTTGACAGAGCCAGGTCCAGAACACCACCATCTGCCCCAAGCCAGTCTAGAATGACCTCTGAGCGGGCTCCTTCCCCTGCTTCAAGAATGGTCCAGGCTCCTTCACAATCTCTTCTCCCTCCAGCACAGGATCGCCCTCGGTCCCCTGTGCCATCTGCTTTTTCAGACCAATCTCGTTCAGTTGCCCAGACCACTCCTGTAACAGGGTCTCAGTCCCTTTCATCTGGGACTGTAGCAAAGTCCATATCCTCTGCTAGTGACCACAATGGCATGCTTTCTGGCCCTGCCCCTGGGGTGTCCCATGCTGAAGGTGGGGAACCACCTGCCTCTACTGGGGCCCAGCAGCCTTCTGCATTGGCTGTTCTGCAACCAGCTAAGGAACGGCGGAGCTCTTCCTCCTCTTCGTCGTCATctagctcctcctcttcctcatcgtCATCATCgtcatcctcttcttcctctggctCCAGTTCTAGTGACTCTGAGGGTTCCAGCCTTCCTGCTCAACCTGAAGTGGCACTGAAAAG GGTTCCCAGCCCCGCCCCAGCCCCAAAGGAGGCTGTTCGAGAGGGACGCCCTCAGGAGCCAACCCCGGCCAAACGGAAGAGGCGCTCTAGCAGCTCCAGTTccagttcctcctcctcctcttcttcctcctcttcctcttcctcctcttcctcttcctcctcttcttcctcctcctcttcttcctcctcctcttcttcttcctcctcctccccatcccctgcTAAGCCTGGCCCTCAGGCCTTGCCCAAACCTGCAAGCCCCAAGAAACCACCCCCTGGCGAGAGGAG GTCTCGAAGCCCTCGAAAGCCAATAGACTCCCTTCGGGATTCCCGATCCCTCAGTTACTCACCTGTTGAGCGTCGCCAGCCCTCGCCCCAGCCCTCACCAAGGGATCAACAGAG TGAGCGGGTTTCCTGGAGAGGCCAGCGAGGGGACAGCCATTCTCCTGGCCACAAGCGTAGAAAGGAGACGCCTAGTCCCCGGCCTAATCGACACCGCTCCTCCAG GTCCCCATAA